A genome region from Eubacteriales bacterium includes the following:
- a CDS encoding glycosyltransferase family 4 protein — MKKRFLLEVDGGIIRQENKLKYLIKRYFISSASAWLSSGDKTNEYLTYYGADKNNLYTYQFTSLWGKDICKKVYDKETKKSIREELDIKEKNVVISIGQFIYRKGFDILLKAAKSLNDTGVYIVGSKPTKEYEKIISDYGIKNIYFPGFKKKEELKKYYEAADLFVLPTREDIWGLVINEAMANSLPVITTDNCVAGLELVENDVNGYIVPVDNVKELADKINKILSNEDLKNKMAGNSLDKIKSYTIENMVKRHIDVFNQFLGEKS; from the coding sequence ATGAAAAAGCGCTTTTTATTAGAAGTAGACGGAGGAATTATCAGGCAAGAGAATAAACTTAAGTATTTAATAAAAAGGTATTTTATTTCATCTGCATCAGCCTGGTTAAGCTCTGGAGATAAGACAAATGAGTATCTAACTTACTATGGTGCGGATAAAAATAACTTATATACTTATCAATTCACTTCGCTATGGGGAAAAGATATATGTAAAAAAGTTTATGATAAAGAAACAAAGAAAAGTATACGGGAAGAGTTGGATATAAAAGAAAAAAATGTTGTAATTTCAATAGGGCAGTTCATTTACCGTAAAGGATTTGATATATTACTAAAAGCAGCCAAGTCCTTAAACGATACTGGTGTTTATATAGTAGGTAGTAAACCCACTAAAGAGTATGAGAAAATAATTTCAGATTATGGGATTAAAAATATATACTTTCCGGGCTTTAAAAAGAAAGAAGAACTAAAAAAGTATTATGAAGCTGCGGATTTGTTCGTGCTTCCAACTAGAGAAGATATTTGGGGATTAGTTATAAACGAGGCAATGGCAAATAGCTTACCGGTTATTACTACGGATAACTGTGTAGCAGGTTTAGAATTGGTCGAAAATGATGTTAACGGGTATATTGTTCCTGTCGATAACGTTAAAGAGCTTGCTGATAAAATAAATAAAATTTTATCAAACGAAGATCTAAAAAATAAAATGGCAGGAAACAGCCTTGATAAAATAAAGAGTTATACTATTGAAAATATGGTAAAAAGACATATCGATGTATTTAACCAGTTTTTAGGGGAAAAAAGTTGA